The proteins below are encoded in one region of Rhizobium sp. 9140:
- a CDS encoding putative bifunctional diguanylate cyclase/phosphodiesterase, whose translation MLKFLTCVTNDHAYPLLVAALAVCVLGSVLTMRLYARVRRTQGVQKLNWLFLSGCIGGSTIWSTHFIAMLSYRMPLDHAYDPLMTLWSLAIAVSFTLFGFAVTAGRQTGATIEVGGGIVGLGIVSMHYVGMAALLVAGIKTWDTVLTIAAVVLSVGFGAVATNRIARPVTRFCKYGGAAGLILAILSLHFTALTGMTVSPDPTISIPAMAVEESVLAAMVLLIMTVMMALGASAYVIDLNSNQMAAERYRHLSSHDALTGLPNRQALHEHVGEAMRQPRDDTARLALVFIGINRFKDVNDAHGQVFGDRVLRAIAEGVSGILQPGEFLARVGGDEFVAVRDRFFMKADAKEFAERILSAVSLPMDLEGQAFRVTASAGIALFPGSAQTAIDLVAQADLAMHRAKINGASAVRFYKPSMDTATRDRSLLSIDLHQSIDRGELELYYQPQNDTLSRDIIGYEVLLRWRHPTRGMVSPAEFIPLAERTGFIQTLGDWVLETACREASSWAQPLRIAVNVAPAQLADVALPHRVRDILIQTGLPAGRLELEITESGIIGDQQHALHIIRQLKAMGVKIAMDDYGTGYSSLSTLQNFPFDKIKIDRSFVDGIGRSRPAEAIVRSTIILARSLDIPVLAEGVETEEHMTFLCGEGCLQVQGFLFGRPQPLSDIKTAVMTVVEIAPPVDAEIVDLPQATAA comes from the coding sequence ATGCTGAAATTTCTTACCTGCGTGACGAACGACCATGCATATCCTCTGCTGGTCGCAGCGCTCGCCGTCTGCGTTCTCGGCTCCGTCCTGACGATGCGGCTTTACGCCCGCGTGCGGCGGACGCAGGGCGTCCAGAAGCTGAACTGGCTGTTTCTCTCAGGATGCATCGGCGGCTCAACCATCTGGTCGACGCACTTCATCGCGATGCTCAGCTACCGGATGCCGCTCGATCACGCCTATGATCCTCTGATGACTCTGTGGTCGCTGGCCATCGCGGTCAGCTTCACGCTGTTCGGCTTTGCCGTCACCGCCGGGCGGCAGACCGGCGCCACCATCGAGGTCGGCGGCGGCATCGTCGGGCTGGGTATCGTCTCCATGCACTATGTCGGCATGGCTGCACTGCTCGTCGCGGGCATCAAGACGTGGGACACGGTGCTGACGATTGCGGCTGTCGTGCTGTCCGTCGGCTTCGGTGCCGTTGCCACCAACCGTATCGCGCGGCCGGTCACCCGTTTCTGCAAATATGGCGGTGCTGCCGGCCTTATCCTTGCGATCCTCTCGCTGCATTTCACGGCGTTGACGGGTATGACGGTGTCCCCGGACCCTACGATCTCGATCCCTGCAATGGCGGTGGAGGAGAGCGTGCTGGCCGCGATGGTCCTTTTGATCATGACCGTCATGATGGCGCTCGGCGCCTCGGCCTATGTGATCGACCTGAACTCCAACCAGATGGCCGCGGAACGATACCGTCATCTGTCGTCGCACGATGCCTTGACCGGTTTGCCGAACCGGCAGGCGCTTCACGAGCATGTCGGTGAAGCGATGCGGCAGCCGCGCGACGATACGGCGCGTCTGGCGCTGGTGTTCATCGGCATCAACCGGTTCAAGGACGTGAACGATGCCCATGGTCAGGTCTTCGGCGACCGCGTGTTGCGGGCAATTGCAGAAGGGGTGTCCGGCATCCTGCAACCGGGCGAATTTCTCGCGCGGGTCGGCGGCGACGAGTTCGTGGCCGTTCGAGACCGCTTCTTCATGAAGGCCGATGCAAAAGAATTCGCCGAGCGGATCCTCAGCGCCGTGAGCCTGCCGATGGACCTCGAAGGGCAGGCTTTCCGGGTGACGGCGAGTGCCGGTATCGCACTCTTTCCCGGTTCGGCCCAGACCGCCATTGACCTTGTTGCGCAGGCGGATCTCGCCATGCACCGAGCCAAGATCAACGGGGCGAGCGCGGTTCGGTTCTACAAGCCGAGCATGGATACGGCCACGCGCGACCGTAGCCTCCTGTCGATCGACCTTCATCAATCCATCGACCGTGGCGAACTCGAACTCTATTACCAGCCGCAGAACGATACGCTGAGCCGCGATATCATCGGCTACGAGGTTCTCCTGCGCTGGCGTCACCCGACGCGGGGCATGGTGTCGCCTGCCGAGTTCATTCCGCTGGCGGAGCGGACGGGCTTCATCCAGACGCTCGGCGACTGGGTGCTGGAAACTGCTTGCCGGGAAGCATCATCCTGGGCACAGCCGCTGCGCATTGCCGTCAACGTCGCACCCGCCCAGCTGGCGGACGTGGCTCTGCCGCACCGGGTGCGCGACATCCTCATCCAGACGGGACTTCCGGCCGGCCGGCTCGAACTCGAGATCACCGAATCCGGTATCATCGGCGACCAGCAGCACGCCCTGCACATCATCCGACAACTGAAGGCCATGGGCGTGAAGATTGCCATGGACGACTACGGCACCGGCTATTCCTCGCTGTCGACGCTGCAGAACTTCCCGTTCGACAAGATCAAGATCGATCGCAGCTTCGTTGACGGCATCGGCCGCAGCCGGCCCGCCGAGGCGATCGTGCGCTCGACCATCATCCTGGCACGCAGCCTCGATATTCCCGTTCTCGCCGAAGGGGTGGAGACCGAGGAGCACATGACCTTCCTGTGCGGCGAGGGGTGTCTGCAGGTTCAGGGCTTTCTGTTCGGAAGGCCTCAGCCGCTGTCGGACATCAAGACCGCTGTCATGACAGTCGTCGAGATCGCCCCGCCGGTGGACGCGGAGATCGTCGATCTTCCCCAGGCGACGGCCGCCTGA
- a CDS encoding adenine phosphoribosyltransferase produces MTSSLQSELAAAIRTIENYPKPGILFRDITTLLGNPRAFRRSIDELVHPYAGTKIDKVAGIEARGFILGGAVAHQLSSGFVPIRKKGKLPHDTVRIAYSLEYGVDEMEMHRDAITPGEKVIVIDDLIATGGTAEGACKLLKQMGADIVAACFVIDLPDLGGRKKLEALGVEVRTLVEFSGH; encoded by the coding sequence ATGACGTCTTCCCTACAGAGCGAGCTTGCCGCCGCCATCCGCACCATCGAGAATTATCCGAAGCCCGGCATTCTCTTTCGCGACATCACCACACTTCTCGGCAATCCCCGGGCGTTTCGTCGTTCGATCGACGAACTCGTTCACCCCTATGCCGGGACCAAGATCGACAAGGTCGCCGGCATCGAGGCGCGCGGCTTCATCCTCGGCGGCGCCGTGGCCCACCAGCTGTCTTCGGGGTTCGTGCCCATCCGCAAGAAGGGCAAGCTGCCGCACGATACGGTGCGCATCGCCTATAGCCTCGAATATGGCGTGGACGAGATGGAGATGCACCGCGACGCCATCACGCCGGGGGAGAAGGTCATCGTCATCGACGACCTGATCGCCACGGGCGGCACGGCGGAAGGGGCCTGCAAGCTCCTGAAACAGATGGGCGCCGATATCGTCGCCGCCTGCTTCGTCATCGACCTTCCCGATCTCGGCGGCCGCAAAAAGCTCGAGGCCCTGGGCGTCGAGGTGCGCACGCTGGTCGAATTTTCAGGTCATTGA
- a CDS encoding putative bifunctional diguanylate cyclase/phosphodiesterase, with protein MMHSVEHRFVAIVCGAMLVFVAPLIVLFLYLSSGRIEREHLANAEVMLDAGSKALAKPLWDFDTEAMNQIARALAADGNIAFVKVSGTSAGLSAAYPAADNETAGPHSVLSRDIVYYAPTGRKFVGTVELHVRTDGLLTRFGNDELVIFSILIVAIAVVFIAAIVGNRITVIRPLLRLTAAIEMSRMFGSRQRVEWESDDEMGALVLKFNEMQSRLENEQNALRRAHARSTEIYNLTPAMLFSIDLEDRIVAVSNFWLSKTGYAREAVIDRLFSDLIEPSAHAAYRERRIAAGLQSTCEVTVPFVKANGEMMTVLIQETMTLGHGQTEDAALAVMTDITALKQAESRNHVQAMTDHLTGLLNRQGFEAALDAGIRKADERSGELACVFIDLDRFKWINDNFGHAVGDEVLRQVVSRIRANLRPEDTMSRIGGDEFAILINGENVETLASDIGDNICAGLAEPITVRGTELSVSCSIGIALYPIHAKNASDLLLKSDIAMYARKHGGKNGKQMFDTSMLDAARERHEIAQYIEAGLREDWFEAYLQPIVGMSDGRIVGFEALMRLNHPEKGILAPARIIGIAEETGTIGRIGERILEKAIGHLAVISRLEGTGETYLAVNFSPMQFETTLPHKLAALLLKNHIAPSRIVIEITEAVLMLDSPDVHAVLKQLGEFGCRIALDDFGTGYSSLSYLNRFPVDIVKVDQSFTRSLTADEVDVRRKSRMLIKGIRTISNQMGYDTVAEGIETLEDWELLKKLGIDYGQGYFFSKPMPIGEMLKMLESNSEAKATTA; from the coding sequence ATGATGCATTCTGTGGAACATCGCTTCGTTGCGATCGTCTGCGGCGCCATGCTGGTCTTCGTCGCGCCGCTGATCGTCCTCTTCCTCTATCTCTCGTCCGGCCGCATCGAACGCGAGCATCTCGCCAATGCCGAGGTCATGCTGGATGCCGGGTCGAAAGCTCTGGCAAAGCCGCTCTGGGACTTCGACACGGAAGCCATGAACCAGATCGCGCGTGCGCTCGCCGCCGACGGTAACATCGCCTTCGTGAAGGTCTCCGGCACGTCGGCCGGCCTCTCGGCAGCCTATCCCGCCGCGGACAACGAAACCGCGGGGCCGCATTCGGTCCTGTCGCGCGACATCGTCTACTACGCCCCGACGGGCAGGAAGTTCGTGGGGACGGTCGAGCTGCACGTGCGGACCGACGGTCTCCTGACCCGCTTCGGCAACGACGAACTCGTCATCTTCTCAATTCTCATCGTCGCCATCGCGGTGGTGTTCATCGCTGCCATCGTCGGCAACCGCATCACCGTCATCCGCCCGCTCCTGCGCCTGACCGCCGCTATCGAGATGAGCCGCATGTTCGGGTCGCGCCAGAGGGTCGAGTGGGAGTCGGACGACGAGATGGGCGCGCTCGTGCTCAAGTTCAACGAGATGCAGAGCCGTCTGGAGAACGAACAGAACGCCCTTCGTCGCGCCCACGCCCGCTCCACCGAGATCTACAACCTGACCCCTGCCATGCTGTTTTCCATTGATCTTGAAGACAGGATCGTCGCCGTCAGCAATTTCTGGCTGAGCAAGACCGGTTATGCACGGGAAGCCGTCATCGACCGCCTGTTTTCGGACCTCATCGAACCTTCGGCCCATGCGGCCTATCGCGAACGCCGCATCGCGGCCGGCCTCCAGAGCACCTGCGAGGTCACCGTCCCTTTCGTGAAGGCGAACGGCGAGATGATGACCGTGCTGATCCAGGAAACCATGACGCTCGGCCATGGCCAGACCGAGGACGCCGCCCTTGCCGTTATGACCGATATCACCGCGCTGAAGCAGGCCGAAAGCCGCAATCACGTACAGGCCATGACGGACCATCTGACCGGCCTCCTGAACCGTCAAGGCTTCGAGGCGGCGCTGGATGCGGGCATCCGCAAAGCCGACGAGCGGTCGGGCGAACTTGCCTGTGTTTTCATCGATCTCGATCGCTTCAAATGGATCAACGATAATTTCGGCCATGCGGTTGGCGATGAAGTGCTGCGGCAGGTCGTCTCCCGTATTCGCGCCAACCTGCGGCCGGAAGATACGATGTCGCGCATCGGTGGCGACGAGTTCGCCATCCTCATCAACGGCGAGAATGTGGAGACGCTGGCGAGCGATATCGGCGACAATATCTGTGCGGGTCTTGCCGAACCGATCACCGTGCGCGGCACTGAGCTGTCGGTCAGCTGCAGCATCGGCATCGCGCTCTACCCGATCCATGCCAAAAACGCCTCTGACCTCCTGCTGAAATCCGACATCGCCATGTATGCGCGCAAGCATGGCGGCAAGAACGGCAAACAGATGTTCGACACCTCCATGCTCGACGCGGCACGCGAACGCCACGAGATTGCACAGTACATCGAAGCCGGCCTGCGCGAGGACTGGTTCGAGGCCTATCTCCAGCCGATCGTCGGCATGAGCGATGGCCGCATCGTCGGCTTCGAAGCCCTGATGCGCCTGAATCATCCGGAAAAGGGCATTCTTGCCCCCGCCCGCATCATCGGCATCGCGGAGGAAACCGGCACGATCGGCCGCATCGGCGAGCGCATTCTGGAGAAAGCCATCGGCCATCTCGCCGTCATCTCACGTTTGGAAGGCACCGGCGAGACCTATCTCGCGGTCAACTTCTCGCCGATGCAGTTCGAGACCACCTTGCCCCACAAACTCGCGGCGCTGCTTCTGAAGAACCACATCGCGCCGAGCCGCATCGTGATCGAAATCACGGAAGCCGTCCTCATGCTCGACAGCCCGGATGTTCATGCCGTGCTGAAGCAGCTCGGCGAATTCGGTTGCCGCATCGCGCTCGACGATTTCGGCACCGGCTATTCCTCGCTCAGCTACCTCAACCGCTTCCCCGTCGATATCGTCAAGGTGGACCAATCCTTCACGCGGTCGCTGACGGCCGATGAGGTCGACGTCCGCCGCAAGAGCCGCATGCTCATCAAAGGCATCCGCACCATCTCCAACCAGATGGGATATGACACGGTCGCCGAGGGCATCGAGACACTCGAGGACTGGGAGCTTCTGAAGAAGCTCGGCATCGACTACGGCCAAGGCTACTTCTTCAGCAAGCCGATGCCGATCGGCGAGATGCTGAAAATGCTGGAGAGCAACTCGGAAGCCAAGGCGACGACGGCCTGA
- a CDS encoding 50S ribosomal protein L25/general stress protein Ctc, giving the protein MSNATYELKAETRERVGKGSSRELRRNGLIPAVIYGDKQTPISIALSTKEVTQRIHAGGFMTTVATIDVNGEKIQVLPKDYQLDPVRDFTMHVDFLRVSKNSVVTVEVPVHFENEDKSAAIKNGGVLNVVRHTIELVVPANAIPEAITVDLSGLSKVGDGIHISDIKLPENATLTITDRDFTVATIAAPDVLTAEEEEGTPAGEAAGDAANEGNAE; this is encoded by the coding sequence ATGAGCAACGCAACTTACGAGCTCAAGGCCGAAACGCGCGAACGGGTTGGTAAGGGGTCCTCCCGTGAACTTCGCCGCAACGGTCTTATTCCTGCTGTCATCTACGGTGACAAGCAGACGCCGATTTCCATCGCCCTGTCCACGAAGGAAGTCACGCAGCGCATTCATGCCGGCGGTTTCATGACCACGGTTGCCACGATCGACGTCAATGGCGAGAAGATCCAGGTCCTTCCGAAGGACTATCAGCTCGACCCGGTGCGCGATTTCACCATGCATGTCGACTTCCTGCGCGTGTCGAAGAACAGCGTCGTCACTGTTGAAGTGCCCGTTCACTTCGAAAACGAAGACAAGTCCGCTGCCATCAAGAACGGCGGCGTTCTGAACGTCGTCCGTCACACGATCGAACTGGTCGTTCCCGCGAACGCGATCCCGGAAGCCATCACCGTTGACCTCAGCGGCCTTTCCAAGGTCGGCGACGGCATCCACATCTCGGACATCAAGCTGCCCGAGAACGCCACGCTGACGATCACCGACCGTGACTTCACGGTTGCGACGATCGCTGCTCCGGACGTCCTGACGGCCGAAGAAGAAGAAGGCACACCGGCTGGCGAAGCTGCCGGTGATGCTGCGAACGAAGGTAACGCTGAGTAA
- the clpS gene encoding ATP-dependent Clp protease adapter ClpS, producing the protein MSDDTTTTPKTVTKPKLDRPKLYKVILLNDDYTPRDFVIMVLKIVFRMSEETGYRMMLTAHKMGSCVLLVCARDIAETKAKEATDLAKDAGFPMMLTTEPEN; encoded by the coding sequence ATGAGCGATGATACCACCACCACGCCGAAGACCGTGACCAAGCCGAAGCTCGATCGGCCGAAGCTCTACAAGGTCATTCTCCTGAATGACGACTATACGCCGCGCGACTTCGTCATCATGGTGTTAAAGATCGTCTTCCGGATGAGCGAGGAGACCGGCTACCGGATGATGCTGACCGCCCACAAGATGGGCTCCTGCGTTCTTCTCGTCTGCGCGCGCGATATCGCGGAGACGAAGGCGAAGGAAGCGACGGACCTTGCCAAGGACGCCGGTTTTCCGATGATGCTGACCACCGAGCCGGAAAACTGA
- the ychF gene encoding redox-regulated ATPase YchF, whose translation MGFKCGIVGLPNVGKSTLFNALTKTAQAQAANYPFCTIEPNTGEVAVPDPRMRKLADIAKSKELIPTRIAFVDIAGLVRGASKGEGLGNQFLANIREVDAVVHVLRCFEDDDITHVEGKIDPVADADTIETELMLADLESLERRTEQTRKRASSKDKESVAALPIMDASLKLLNEGKPVRTLLSTLNAEELLILKGLNLLTSHPVLYVCNVAEADAVDGNAHTRAVEAMAKAQGAETVVISAAIESEVAQLPEEESREFLEALGLSEAGLDRLIRAGYKLLDLITYFTVGPKETRAWTIERGTKAPAAAGVIHSDFERGFIRANTIAFDDYIQFGGESGAKEAGKARDEGKEYVVQDGDVIHFRFNT comes from the coding sequence ATGGGTTTCAAATGCGGTATCGTCGGTCTGCCGAATGTCGGCAAGTCCACGCTGTTCAACGCGCTGACGAAGACGGCGCAGGCGCAGGCGGCCAATTATCCCTTCTGCACCATCGAGCCGAACACGGGTGAAGTCGCCGTGCCGGATCCGCGGATGCGCAAGCTGGCCGATATCGCCAAGTCCAAGGAGCTCATTCCGACCCGCATCGCCTTCGTCGATATCGCCGGTCTCGTGCGCGGCGCATCGAAGGGCGAAGGCCTCGGCAATCAGTTTCTCGCCAACATCCGCGAAGTCGATGCCGTGGTGCACGTGCTGCGCTGCTTCGAGGACGACGACATCACCCATGTCGAGGGCAAGATCGATCCGGTTGCGGATGCCGACACGATCGAGACCGAGCTGATGCTCGCCGACCTCGAAAGCCTGGAGCGCCGCACCGAGCAGACCCGCAAGCGAGCAAGCTCCAAGGACAAGGAATCGGTCGCCGCCCTGCCGATCATGGATGCGTCGCTGAAGCTCCTGAACGAGGGCAAGCCGGTCCGCACGCTGCTGTCAACGTTGAACGCCGAGGAACTGCTGATCCTGAAGGGCCTCAACCTCCTGACCTCGCACCCCGTCCTTTACGTCTGCAATGTCGCCGAAGCCGACGCGGTCGATGGCAATGCCCATACGCGTGCTGTCGAGGCGATGGCCAAGGCGCAAGGCGCGGAAACCGTGGTCATCTCTGCCGCCATCGAATCCGAAGTCGCGCAGCTGCCGGAAGAAGAATCGCGGGAATTCCTCGAAGCGCTCGGGCTGAGCGAAGCCGGTCTCGACCGTCTCATTCGCGCCGGCTACAAGCTGCTAGACCTGATTACCTACTTCACGGTTGGCCCGAAGGAAACGCGCGCCTGGACCATCGAGCGCGGTACCAAGGCACCGGCCGCAGCCGGCGTCATTCATTCCGATTTCGAACGCGGCTTCATCCGCGCGAACACTATCGCCTTCGACGACTACATTCAGTTCGGCGGCGAAAGCGGTGCCAAGGAAGCCGGCAAGGCACGCGACGAAGGCAAGGAATATGTCGTGCAGGATGGTGACGTCATTCACTTCCGCTTCAACACCTAA
- the pth gene encoding aminoacyl-tRNA hydrolase — protein sequence MLIFAGLGNPGPKYAGNRHNIGFMALDAIHRRHAFSPWTKKFKAEIAEGDLGGERVLLMKPQTFMNLSGESVGEAMRFYKVPVGSVVAIYDELDLVPGKARLKTGGGHGGHNGIKSMDAHCGREYRRLRLGIGHPGAKELVERHVLGDFAKADRIWLDPLLEALADNADMLARGEDSQLMNKLALATGSPPPAEPAQKGKPAGQSHIRAARNHAQPKILPTTGPMADMLKKLFGNKDE from the coding sequence ATGCTGATCTTTGCAGGACTGGGCAATCCTGGCCCAAAATATGCGGGAAACCGCCACAATATCGGCTTCATGGCCCTCGACGCGATCCACCGCCGTCATGCCTTCTCCCCGTGGACGAAGAAGTTCAAGGCCGAGATCGCCGAAGGTGACCTGGGGGGCGAGCGTGTGTTGTTGATGAAGCCACAGACCTTCATGAATCTCTCGGGCGAATCCGTCGGCGAGGCCATGCGCTTCTACAAGGTTCCGGTCGGCAGCGTCGTCGCCATCTATGACGAGCTCGATCTCGTGCCCGGCAAGGCCAGGCTGAAGACGGGCGGCGGCCACGGAGGACATAACGGCATCAAGTCCATGGACGCCCATTGCGGCCGCGAATACCGTCGCCTGCGCCTTGGCATCGGCCATCCCGGTGCCAAGGAACTGGTGGAACGCCACGTTCTCGGCGATTTCGCCAAGGCCGACCGCATCTGGCTGGACCCGCTGCTGGAAGCGCTTGCCGATAACGCCGACATGCTGGCCAGGGGTGAGGATTCGCAACTCATGAACAAGCTCGCGCTCGCCACCGGCAGCCCACCACCGGCTGAACCGGCGCAGAAGGGGAAGCCCGCCGGCCAGTCCCATATCCGTGCGGCGCGCAACCATGCCCAGCCGAAGATCCTGCCGACGACAGGTCCGATGGCAGACATGCTGAAGAAGCTGTTCGGCAACAAGGACGAGTAA
- a CDS encoding substrate-binding periplasmic protein has translation MQRMRSWQARGLTVSGVVLLGLLLPNTRTLAQTSEAPEGLRTLTMLTEEYPPFGFTQDGEITGSSVDQVRRIMAEVHPDYTLDIVPWARAIATAETNPATCVFTTTLLPERAERFKWVSPLNIDTLMLIGRTGGKARPRSIEAAKAFTVAVHKDDSGELFALARGFPHLDTAPSIDLSLKKLLAGRVDLVLLTRKTFDKLREQGQPLEAILDVETTRSGIACNKAVPDRTIADMQAVLDRLIADGTQAEMERRYENSSK, from the coding sequence ATGCAGCGAATGAGATCATGGCAGGCACGGGGTTTGACGGTATCGGGCGTGGTCCTTCTGGGTCTCCTTCTCCCAAATACCCGCACGCTTGCGCAAACGTCCGAAGCGCCTGAGGGCCTCCGTACGCTCACGATGCTGACGGAGGAATATCCACCCTTCGGCTTCACGCAGGACGGCGAGATCACCGGCTCCTCGGTGGATCAGGTTCGCCGCATCATGGCCGAGGTCCATCCCGACTACACGCTCGACATCGTTCCCTGGGCCCGCGCGATCGCGACGGCGGAAACCAACCCCGCGACCTGCGTCTTTACGACGACCCTGCTGCCGGAACGCGCAGAGCGCTTCAAATGGGTGTCGCCGCTGAATATCGATACCCTCATGCTGATCGGCCGCACCGGCGGCAAAGCCCGCCCCCGCTCGATCGAAGCCGCCAAGGCTTTCACCGTCGCCGTTCACAAGGACGACAGCGGTGAACTCTTCGCTCTCGCCCGGGGATTTCCGCACCTCGACACCGCTCCGAGCATCGACCTCTCCCTGAAGAAACTTCTGGCCGGCCGCGTCGACCTGGTGCTGCTGACCCGCAAGACCTTCGACAAGTTGCGCGAACAGGGGCAGCCGCTCGAAGCGATCCTCGACGTGGAAACGACACGCTCGGGCATCGCCTGCAACAAGGCCGTGCCGGACAGGACCATCGCCGACATGCAGGCGGTGCTCGACCGCCTGATCGCCGATGGCACCCAGGCCGAGATGGAGCGTCGCTACGAAAATTCTTCGAAATAG
- a CDS encoding type II toxin-antitoxin system VapC family toxin, translating to MKATIDTNILVRMLTRDHPQESPVAEVFFRQNDVVITNQTLCEMCWVLRRVYRFTTAELRQAITALRDTQTVTVDRDAVALGLSFLEAGGDFPDAIILHE from the coding sequence GTGAAGGCGACCATCGATACCAACATTCTCGTTCGCATGCTGACCCGGGATCACCCCCAGGAGAGCCCCGTCGCCGAGGTATTCTTCCGTCAGAACGACGTCGTGATCACCAACCAGACACTGTGCGAGATGTGTTGGGTTCTCAGGCGCGTTTACCGGTTCACCACGGCGGAGTTGCGGCAGGCGATCACAGCGCTTCGAGATACGCAGACGGTGACGGTCGATCGGGATGCGGTCGCGCTCGGTCTTTCGTTTCTGGAGGCTGGCGGTGATTTTCCCGATGCCATTATTCTCCACGAGTGA
- a CDS encoding benzoate/H(+) symporter BenE family transporter: MLRDISFQSLFMGLLTAFVGFASSFAVILHGLSAVGATEAEAASGLMALSVSMGILAILLSVWTRLPISIAWSTPGAALIASSGAIAGGFPAAAGGFVLCGIMIVIAGLWRPLGRLVAMIPAPLANAMLAGVLLSLCFAPVKAVGVDPALGLPIVLAWAIAGAINRLLAVPAALLAFTLVIVFGIDIPPGTMDRVVATLVPQPVFVMPVFTLAGLVSIALPLFVVTMASQNIPGIAVLKVHGYAPEPGPLFAATGVFSLFAVPFGGHAVNLAAITAAMCAGPDSHADPARRYWSAIIAGIFYIVFGLLAATVTLLVGLAPPVLIQAVAGLALIGAFATSASAAFKDAESRDGAAITFLVTASGVSFAGISGAFWGIVAGGLMLVLGHVRSRRGTSSRPS; the protein is encoded by the coding sequence ATGCTGCGCGACATCTCTTTCCAGAGCCTGTTCATGGGCCTCCTTACGGCCTTTGTCGGCTTTGCCAGTTCCTTCGCCGTCATCCTGCACGGATTGTCGGCCGTGGGTGCGACCGAGGCCGAGGCGGCATCCGGGCTGATGGCCCTGTCGGTCTCGATGGGCATCCTCGCGATCCTGTTGAGCGTCTGGACCCGCCTGCCCATCAGCATCGCCTGGTCGACGCCGGGCGCAGCCCTGATTGCCAGTTCCGGCGCGATCGCGGGTGGATTTCCGGCTGCCGCCGGCGGCTTCGTGCTCTGCGGCATCATGATCGTGATTGCCGGCCTCTGGCGCCCGCTCGGCCGACTTGTCGCCATGATCCCGGCACCGCTCGCAAACGCCATGCTCGCGGGCGTCCTCCTGTCGCTCTGCTTCGCTCCGGTCAAGGCCGTAGGTGTCGATCCCGCGCTCGGCCTGCCGATCGTGCTGGCCTGGGCGATTGCTGGGGCGATCAACCGGCTGCTGGCGGTACCCGCCGCCCTCCTCGCCTTCACCCTCGTCATCGTCTTCGGCATCGACATTCCCCCCGGTACGATGGATCGGGTCGTCGCAACGCTTGTCCCGCAGCCGGTGTTCGTCATGCCGGTGTTCACGCTCGCAGGGCTCGTCTCCATCGCCCTGCCCCTCTTCGTCGTCACCATGGCGTCGCAGAATATTCCGGGCATCGCGGTGCTGAAAGTCCACGGCTACGCACCCGAACCAGGCCCGCTCTTTGCCGCGACCGGCGTCTTCTCGCTCTTTGCCGTCCCCTTTGGCGGGCATGCCGTCAACCTGGCGGCGATCACGGCAGCCATGTGCGCCGGGCCGGATTCGCATGCCGATCCGGCACGACGCTACTGGTCCGCCATCATCGCCGGCATCTTCTACATCGTCTTCGGGCTTCTCGCGGCCACCGTGACCCTGCTCGTCGGTCTCGCGCCGCCTGTGCTCATCCAGGCCGTGGCGGGCCTCGCGCTGATCGGCGCCTTCGCGACATCGGCGTCCGCCGCGTTCAAGGATGCGGAAAGCCGGGACGGTGCCGCCATCACCTTCCTCGTCACGGCATCAGGCGTCAGCTTTGCCGGTATCTCGGGCGCTTTCTGGGGCATCGTCGCGGGCGGGCTCATGCTGGTCCTCGGCCATGTCCGGTCCCGACGTGGCACGTCTTCGCGGCCCTCCTAA
- a CDS encoding AbrB/MazE/SpoVT family DNA-binding domain-containing protein — protein MRLKVSDDGKIVLNRDVLEALGLRPGDEVDVDVVPHHRTSRQVVPRARPVESLFGMFSYKADRPHTLDEIKEAIAAGYAGEIGQDEPKP, from the coding sequence GTGCGCCTCAAAGTCTCGGACGATGGAAAGATTGTGCTGAACAGGGATGTGCTGGAAGCGCTTGGCCTCCGGCCCGGTGACGAAGTGGACGTCGATGTCGTTCCGCACCATCGGACATCGCGGCAGGTCGTTCCGCGAGCGCGTCCGGTTGAAAGCCTGTTCGGCATGTTCTCTTACAAGGCCGACCGGCCGCATACGCTTGATGAAATCAAGGAGGCTATCGCTGCAGGCTATGCGGGCGAGATTGGTCAAGACGAGCCGAAACCGTGA